The segment GCTCGAGGCGCAGAGCGGTGGTGGCCAGCGCTGCCACCGCCATGGCCGCCACGGCAACCACCGTACCTCTGGTGCCGAACCGAATCGCCGCCCAGAGGAGCACCGGGACCAGCACGTGCACCGGCGCATGGCCGAGCCACGACGGGCCCGAAGGGCCGAAGGCCCAGACGCAGGCAGCGACGAGCGTCGTCGCACACGCCGCCATCTCCCAGGGCCTCCTCGGAGCACCGCGCAGCTGGGGGGCTGCCAACACGAGCGGGGCCACCACCATCGCAGCGCCGCTCGCGGCGATCCAGAAGCTCGTCAGGCTCGCGGGGAGCAACGAAAGGCCCAGACCGCCGATGCTGCTCTCCGCGGCGAGCACCGCGGTCAGCAGCGTCGGGTAGAGCACGCCGCCCACCAAGGTCAAAGCGATCACCCCGCGCACGTGGAAAAGCAACCGCGAAGCGGGCCCACGCGAGCGCAACAGAGCGCCGCACACGACAGAGGCTACGGCGATCGCCGCCCCGAACAAGAGGGCTGCGGGGAGCCCCCGTCCGCTGGCGCCCTGCGGCTGGTTCGACGCGACGATCGCACTACCCGCCAGCGCACCGATCAAGACGCCCATCGCCACACGTGGACCGCGTGCGACGGCGATGCCGAGCGCGATGCCCAGGCCAGCGGGAAGCACCGGAAGAGCGGCTGGAGAGAAGACGAAGAGCTGCGCGAGCAACGAGGCGGCGACGCAGAGCCCCGCGACCCATGCGTTCTCGACGAGCAGCACGTGCTTCATGTGAGTTCCTCGGACGGAAGGATGCCGGCACCCGGTGCGACGGGCAGCTCGATCACGAAGGTGGCGCCCGCGCCGGGCCTGCTCTCGACAGCGATCGTCCCCCCGCTCGATTCGGCGATGCGCCGCGCAAGCCATAGGCCCAGGCCGAAGCCGCCGTAGTGCCTGCTGTCCACCCCCCGCTCGAAACGTTCGAAGATCCGCTCGGCATCGGCCCGGTCGACGCCGATCCCGTGGTCGGTGACGGCGATCCGCGCGCGGCCGCTTTCCGACGCCAGCGCTACGTCGACCGGCTGCCCCGCACCGAACTTGATCGCATTGGAAATCACGGTCCCCAGCAGCTGGGCGATCCGCGCCGGGTCGACATGTGCGGCGAGCGGTGGACCGTCCGCGACCTCCAGTTCCACCCCTACCCGTGCTGCCGCTTCCGCCTGCCGTGCTACCGCCGCGACGACCAGCGCGCGCAGGTCGACCTGGACTGGCTCGAGCCGGATCGGCTCGTTGGTGAGGCGGGAGATCCCGCGCAGCTCGTCCACGAGCTGGCGAATCCGGCCGAGCTGGCGGTGTGTGAGGGCGAGCGGTCCACGCAGCCGCCGTTCGTCGAGGACGCCGGCCTTCTCGATGAGACGACGCATCTGTTGGAGCTGCGCTTTCGTAGACGTGAGCGGCGTCTTGAGCTCGTGGGAGGCGATCGAGAGGAACTCGTCACGTACGTGGATCGCCTGCTGCGCTGCAGTGAATGCCTGTTCCGCTGCGAGCCGCGCCCGCCGCTCCTCGACCAGGAGGCGATCCCGCTGGGCCTCTGCGACATGTCGTGCGGTCGCATCGCGAAAGCTCCAGACCCTGCCGGCGATCCTCCCACCGATGCGCTGCGGCTTGGAGTATCGCTCGAAGATCCTGCCGTCGCGCAGCTCGATCACGTCGGCACTCTCCTCCTCGGGGTGACGATGCAGCGCCTCCAGCTGCTCGTGGAAACCCTGCCAATCGACGAGCTGCGGACGGACATGACGAAGGGCTCCGGCGTTCTCCCCGGCGGCGAGGACGTCTCGCGGAACGTTCCACAGCTCGGCGAAGCGCTGGTTCCACGCGAGGATGCGTCCCTCGCGGCTCACGACCAGGATTCCGTCCGCCGTCGCCTCCAGGGTTGAACGAAGCAGGGCGAGCGAATCGCGTAACGCGTGTGCTGCTGCGACGCGCTCGGTGAAGTCGACGCCGGTGAAGAGGAGGCGGTCGACGGGACCATCCGCCCCGCGATAGGGCGTTCCGGTCCAGTGAATCTGCCGCCGCCTGCCGTCCCGATCGATCATCTCGATGTCGCTGCTCTCGAACGGGAGCCCCGCGCGCACCCGGCGCAGCGCTCGTGCGAAGATCGGCACCGAATCTTCGGGCAGATAGTCGGCCGGCGACAGCCCGGTCATGTCACCGAAGATCGCTTCGGTCGCGGCATTGGCGCTGAGCAGGCGGCCTTCCCTGTCGAAGAGCGCTGCCAGCGCGCCGCTCGTCTCCACCACCAGTTCGGTGAAGTCGTGCGCGACCCGCAGGGCGGCAGTCCGCTCCTCCACCTGTTCCGCGAGCGATTGCCGGGCGTGTTCCAGGGAGCGAGCGGCGTGGTGTCTCTCCTCCACCGCGGCGCCGATGGCCAGCATGGAGACGACCAACATGTCGAGGTACAGCTGCAGGCCGGCGATGGTGCGCTGCGCGACGTCGAGAGGCGCGGCGATTCCACCCGTGGCGGCGAGTGCCACCGTCGCTACGGCGACCGCGCCCAGCGCCGCCCCGCGGACGTGGAAGCGCACCGCCGCCCATAGGAGCGGGAGGAATGTCAGGTAGAACGGC is part of the Vulgatibacter sp. genome and harbors:
- a CDS encoding ATP-binding protein, which produces MTFPKESGGAALRHAWLRLTVESGALAVTYVLLAIASLHGPRQGLLTAFWPAGGVALAVLVWRGVSRWPGVFVGMLVVAFLWIAGTPHEPDAQPWILGVAMAVMRTAGTVLCAALLVGCDLHRVPGVVRYLVVAGLLYPAITTAGTVASFAVAGFDAVAASLADSIRVFFVPNATGAMVFAAPVLLLVERPRDRVERGRLEALLCAAAVVGTAAFVFRESGSLPLTERPFYLTFLPLLWAAVRFHVRGAALGAVAVATVALAATGGIAAPLDVAQRTIAGLQLYLDMLVVSMLAIGAAVEERHHAARSLEHARQSLAEQVEERTAALRVAHDFTELVVETSGALAALFDREGRLLSANAATEAIFGDMTGLSPADYLPEDSVPIFARALRRVRAGLPFESSDIEMIDRDGRRRQIHWTGTPYRGADGPVDRLLFTGVDFTERVAAAHALRDSLALLRSTLEATADGILVVSREGRILAWNQRFAELWNVPRDVLAAGENAGALRHVRPQLVDWQGFHEQLEALHRHPEEESADVIELRDGRIFERYSKPQRIGGRIAGRVWSFRDATARHVAEAQRDRLLVEERRARLAAEQAFTAAQQAIHVRDEFLSIASHELKTPLTSTKAQLQQMRRLIEKAGVLDERRLRGPLALTHRQLGRIRQLVDELRGISRLTNEPIRLEPVQVDLRALVVAAVARQAEAAARVGVELEVADGPPLAAHVDPARIAQLLGTVISNAIKFGAGQPVDVALASESGRARIAVTDHGIGVDRADAERIFERFERGVDSRHYGGFGLGLWLARRIAESSGGTIAVESRPGAGATFVIELPVAPGAGILPSEELT